One Drosophila willistoni isolate 14030-0811.24 chromosome 2R unlocalized genomic scaffold, UCI_dwil_1.1 Seg167, whole genome shotgun sequence DNA segment encodes these proteins:
- the LOC6644456 gene encoding LIM/homeobox protein Lhx4 isoform X3, with protein MELLKLMMFKSDFLSNGKCDDRVPPINLSQLPEFLLSTIPKCGGCHELILDRFILKVLERTWHAKCLQCSECHGQLNDKCFARNGQLFCKEDFFKSNRRYGTKCSACDMGIPPTQVVRRAQDNVYHLQCFLCAMCSRTLNTGDEFYLMEDRKLICKRDYEEAKAKGLYLDGSLDGDQPNKRPRTTITAKQLETLKTAYNNSPKPARHVREQLSQDTGLDMRVVQVWFQNRRAKEKRLKKDAGRTRWSQYFRSMKGNCSPRTDKFLDKDELKVDYDSFSHHDLSNDSYSTVNLGLDEGASPHSIRGSYMHGSSSPSQYPPSSRSPPPVGPGHTFGSYPDNIVYTNIDHAVGSNLHASKTHQRLHSSNNVSDLSNDSSPDQGYPDFPPSPDSWLGDSGSTNNTSNNNNNTANNHNNNNSSGGGGGSGGGSGSGNGGAASSAVPNPSSTPGVHY; from the exons ATGGAACTTTTGAAGCTAATGATGTTCAAAAGTGACTTTCTGTCCAATGGCAAATGTGATGATCGTGTACCGCCAATCAATTTGAGTCAATTGCCAGAATTTCTATTAT CTACAATACCAAAGTGTGGAGGCTGTCACGAACTGATCCTGGATCGTTTCATATTGAAGGTGCTGGAAAGGACGTGGCATGCCAAATGCCTGCAATGTAGTGAGTGCCACGGCCAATTGAATGACAAGTGCTTTGCCCGGAATGGGCAACTCTTTTGCAAAGAGGATTTCTTCAA GTCGAACAGACGATATGGTACGAAATGTTCCGCTTGTGATATGGGCATACCACCAACCCAAGTGGTACGAAGGGCCCAGGATAATGTATATCATCTGCAATGTTTTTTGTGTGCCATGTGCTCGCGAACCTTAAACACGGGCGATGAGTTCTATCTGATGGAGGATCGTAAATTGATCTGTAAGCGAGACTATGAGGAGGCCAAGGCAAAAG GTCTCTATTTGGATGGTTCATTGGATGGGGATCAACCTAATAAGCGTCCGCGTACCACAATAACCGCCAAACAGTTGGAAACTCTGAAAACCGCCTACAATAATAGTCCAAAACCCGCCCGACATGTACGTGAGCAATTGTCCCAGGATACGGGTCTGGATATGAGAGTGGTTCAAGTCTGGTTCCAAAATCG ACGTGCTAAAGAGAAACGACTGAAAAAGGATGCAGGTCGTACACGATGGAGTCAGTACTTCCGCTCCATGAAGGGCAATTGCTCACCGCGTACGGATAAATTCCTGGATAAGGATGAGCTGAAAGTTGACTACGATAGTTTCAGTCATCATG ATCTAAGCAACGACAGCTATAGCACTGTCAATTTGGGCCTAGATGAGGGAGCTTCGCCACATAGCATACGTGGCTCCTATATGCATGGCAGCTCGAGTCCTTCGCAATATCCTCCAAGCAGTCGGTCGCCACCCCCCGTTGGTCCAGGACATACGTTCGGTTCATATCCAGACAATATTGTTTATACTAATATCG ATCATGCTGTGGGTTCCAATTTGCATGCCAGTAAAACACATCAGCGTCTGCACAGTAGCAACAATGTATCGGATTTAAGTAATGATTCCAGTCCCGATCAGGGCTATCCAGATTTTCCACCCAGTCCTGACTCTTGGCTGGGTGACTCTGGGAGTACGAATAatacaagcaacaacaacaataacactgcgaacaaccacaacaacaacaatagcagtggtggtggtggcggcagCGGAGGTGGAAGTGGGAGTGGCAATGGTGGCGCTGCATCCTCAGCCGTTCCTAATCCTTCTTCAACGCCCGGAGTACATTACTGA
- the LOC6644456 gene encoding LIM/homeobox protein Lhx3 isoform X4, with protein sequence MELLKLMMFKSDFLSNGKCDDRVPPINLSQLPEFLLSTIPKCGGCHELILDRFILKVLERTWHAKCLQCSECHGQLNDKCFARNGQLFCKEDFFKRYGTKCSACDMGIPPTQVVRRAQDNVYHLQCFLCAMCSRTLNTGDEFYLMEDRKLICKRDYEEAKAKGLYLDGSLDGDQPNKRPRTTITAKQLETLKTAYNNSPKPARHVREQLSQDTGLDMRVVQVWFQNRRAKEKRLKKDAGRTRWSQYFRSMKGNCSPRTDKFLDKDELKVDYDSFSHHDLSNDSYSTVNLGLDEGASPHSIRGSYMHGSSSPSQYPPSSRSPPPVGPGHTFGSYPDNIVYTNIDHAVGSNLHASKTHQRLHSSNNVSDLSNDSSPDQGYPDFPPSPDSWLGDSGSTNNTSNNNNNTANNHNNNNSSGGGGGSGGGSGSGNGGAASSAVPNPSSTPGVHY encoded by the exons ATGGAACTTTTGAAGCTAATGATGTTCAAAAGTGACTTTCTGTCCAATGGCAAATGTGATGATCGTGTACCGCCAATCAATTTGAGTCAATTGCCAGAATTTCTATTAT CTACAATACCAAAGTGTGGAGGCTGTCACGAACTGATCCTGGATCGTTTCATATTGAAGGTGCTGGAAAGGACGTGGCATGCCAAATGCCTGCAATGTAGTGAGTGCCACGGCCAATTGAATGACAAGTGCTTTGCCCGGAATGGGCAACTCTTTTGCAAAGAGGATTTCTTCAA ACGATATGGTACGAAATGTTCCGCTTGTGATATGGGCATACCACCAACCCAAGTGGTACGAAGGGCCCAGGATAATGTATATCATCTGCAATGTTTTTTGTGTGCCATGTGCTCGCGAACCTTAAACACGGGCGATGAGTTCTATCTGATGGAGGATCGTAAATTGATCTGTAAGCGAGACTATGAGGAGGCCAAGGCAAAAG GTCTCTATTTGGATGGTTCATTGGATGGGGATCAACCTAATAAGCGTCCGCGTACCACAATAACCGCCAAACAGTTGGAAACTCTGAAAACCGCCTACAATAATAGTCCAAAACCCGCCCGACATGTACGTGAGCAATTGTCCCAGGATACGGGTCTGGATATGAGAGTGGTTCAAGTCTGGTTCCAAAATCG ACGTGCTAAAGAGAAACGACTGAAAAAGGATGCAGGTCGTACACGATGGAGTCAGTACTTCCGCTCCATGAAGGGCAATTGCTCACCGCGTACGGATAAATTCCTGGATAAGGATGAGCTGAAAGTTGACTACGATAGTTTCAGTCATCATG ATCTAAGCAACGACAGCTATAGCACTGTCAATTTGGGCCTAGATGAGGGAGCTTCGCCACATAGCATACGTGGCTCCTATATGCATGGCAGCTCGAGTCCTTCGCAATATCCTCCAAGCAGTCGGTCGCCACCCCCCGTTGGTCCAGGACATACGTTCGGTTCATATCCAGACAATATTGTTTATACTAATATCG ATCATGCTGTGGGTTCCAATTTGCATGCCAGTAAAACACATCAGCGTCTGCACAGTAGCAACAATGTATCGGATTTAAGTAATGATTCCAGTCCCGATCAGGGCTATCCAGATTTTCCACCCAGTCCTGACTCTTGGCTGGGTGACTCTGGGAGTACGAATAatacaagcaacaacaacaataacactgcgaacaaccacaacaacaacaatagcagtggtggtggtggcggcagCGGAGGTGGAAGTGGGAGTGGCAATGGTGGCGCTGCATCCTCAGCCGTTCCTAATCCTTCTTCAACGCCCGGAGTACATTACTGA